From one Bacteroidota bacterium genomic stretch:
- a CDS encoding T9SS type A sorting domain-containing protein codes for MKKTLLLPVLLISSSVMFSQTIIGNTSYDVQTNNGAKHRISVYDDGRISASWTGSTDYAVGTTNPDRGMFFNHYNGISWGAFPATRIESTKTGFGEVITVMDHEVSFAHDGAAISIQLYANAAIGGTTWTEIAGSDDVVGFWPSAVCPAGTDDIYLLNANANPPTELRFSRSDDGGLTWTVLNSTVPFLTAAEGIPGLSVGLIAAAETYQLAVHGTDVYILYGVPNSDLVLLHSPSNGAVGTWTSTVIHNFPIDNYSGLTQTDVDGDLVTDVIETTDANHQMFVDAGGDVHIYSGYVKIFNDGLGAFWSYDYTNAMGIWQWHTGMDEAEKIDLTLDWDNTDGLGDPIAGIGAFRSHYRYTGLVSTPGACIDALSGRIYLVYTMAIEYTDLFGDPTNLSAQSFRDIFGVYSDDMGATWSTPVNLTNTAETGKENFYVSVYPEFMDGKVHTVWQEDVYPGTTITDLDPIGVNNIMYNGWTAADFGDSPPVCNDVTGPGGLFADDITSSSAVMHWDEVDLADQYIVAFWNAADIATVGKRRPNTNMYAIPTGKLAPETTYGFRVKTVCYDEGTISPYSEIAYFTTLPLREGEVRESVEMFPNPSDGVFTIQLDGFEATETNTVIMNSVGQIVYQSTNTPNEFNFTLPVYLDEVPAGLYYVTVAYNGKLITKTMMID; via the coding sequence ATGAAAAAAACACTTTTACTACCAGTGTTACTGATTTCCTCATCAGTAATGTTCTCCCAAACCATTATCGGGAACACTTCGTACGACGTGCAAACCAATAATGGCGCCAAACACCGCATTTCGGTGTATGATGACGGGCGTATTTCAGCTTCATGGACGGGCTCTACCGATTATGCAGTTGGAACGACCAACCCGGACCGAGGTATGTTTTTTAATCATTATAATGGAATTTCTTGGGGTGCCTTTCCTGCAACACGTATCGAATCTACAAAAACCGGATTTGGTGAGGTAATTACAGTAATGGACCACGAAGTTTCTTTCGCACACGATGGTGCAGCTATTTCCATCCAATTATATGCAAATGCTGCAATCGGTGGTACTACCTGGACTGAAATTGCAGGTTCTGATGATGTTGTAGGTTTTTGGCCAAGCGCAGTTTGCCCTGCCGGAACAGATGATATTTACCTGTTAAATGCGAATGCAAACCCACCTACTGAATTACGTTTTTCACGTTCTGATGACGGTGGTTTAACATGGACAGTATTAAACTCAACTGTACCTTTCCTGACTGCCGCTGAAGGTATTCCGGGATTATCAGTTGGTCTTATTGCAGCTGCTGAAACATATCAGTTAGCAGTTCATGGAACAGATGTTTACATTTTATATGGTGTTCCGAATTCTGATTTAGTGTTATTACATTCTCCTTCAAACGGCGCAGTGGGCACTTGGACAAGTACAGTGATTCATAATTTCCCGATTGATAATTATTCCGGATTAACACAAACTGATGTTGATGGCGATTTAGTTACTGACGTGATTGAAACAACTGATGCTAACCACCAAATGTTTGTTGATGCAGGTGGTGATGTGCATATTTATTCAGGTTATGTAAAAATATTTAACGATGGTTTAGGTGCATTCTGGTCTTACGATTATACAAATGCAATGGGTATTTGGCAATGGCATACCGGTATGGATGAGGCTGAAAAAATTGATTTAACACTCGATTGGGATAATACGGATGGTCTCGGTGACCCAATTGCAGGTATTGGTGCTTTCAGATCACATTATCGTTATACAGGCCTTGTTTCAACTCCGGGTGCTTGTATTGATGCACTTTCAGGAAGAATTTACTTAGTATATACCATGGCTATCGAGTACACCGATTTATTTGGTGACCCAACAAACTTATCTGCACAATCATTCCGCGATATTTTTGGTGTGTATAGTGATGATATGGGTGCTACTTGGTCAACTCCGGTTAACCTTACGAATACCGCTGAAACAGGAAAAGAAAATTTCTATGTTTCCGTTTATCCAGAATTTATGGATGGTAAAGTGCATACCGTTTGGCAGGAAGATGTTTATCCCGGAACAACAATTACCGATTTAGATCCGATTGGCGTAAATAATATTATGTATAACGGTTGGACTGCTGCCGATTTTGGCGATTCACCTCCTGTATGTAATGATGTTACAGGTCCCGGTGGATTATTTGCTGACGACATCACTTCATCTTCTGCAGTTATGCATTGGGATGAAGTTGATTTAGCTGATCAATATATTGTTGCATTCTGGAATGCTGCAGATATTGCTACCGTTGGTAAACGTCGCCCAAATACAAATATGTATGCAATTCCTACAGGTAAATTAGCACCTGAAACTACTTATGGTTTCCGTGTTAAAACTGTTTGTTACGACGAAGGAACAATTTCTCCGTATTCTGAAATTGCCTACTTTACAACATTACCTTTAAGAGAAGGTGAAGTGCGCGAATCTGTTGAAATGTTTCCTAATCCTTCGGATGGTGTTTTCACTATTCAGTTAGACGGATTTGAAGCAACTGAAACAAATACCGTAATTATGAATTCAGTTGGTCAAATTGTTTATCAAAGTACAAATACACCAAATGAATTTAATTTCACCTTACCGGTTTATTTGGATGAAGTTCCTGCCGGATTATATTATGTTACTGTTGCTTATAACGGTAAATTAATAACCAAAACAATGATGATTGATTAA